The Sesamum indicum cultivar Zhongzhi No. 13 linkage group LG6, S_indicum_v1.0, whole genome shotgun sequence genome has a segment encoding these proteins:
- the LOC105165658 gene encoding serine/threonine-protein kinase tricorner produces the protein MDSEKGWFKRLQSRNNSSTEKKEPMASSRDDAKPPMPEEVSTLTRQRAAAAKQYIENHYKEQMRNLQERRERRSLLERKLADADVSEEDQTNLLKFLEKKETEYMRLQRHKMGVADFELLTMIGKGAFGEVRVCREKTTGQVYAMKKLKKSEMLRRGQVEHVKAERNLLAEVDNNCIVKLYCSFQDEEYLYLIMEYLPGGDMMTLLMRKYVLTEDEARFYVAETVLATESIHKHNYIHRDIKPDNLLLDRYGHLRLSDFGLCKPLDCSTLLEDFSVRDSFNATSKSDEHSPTSTRTQQEQLQHWHKNRRMLAYSTVGTPDYIAPEVLLKKGYGMECDWWSVGSIMYEMLVGYPPFYADDPMSTCRKIVNWKAHLKFPEEAKLSREAKDLISKLLCSVDRRLGSNGADEIKAHPWFKGIDWDSIYNMEAAFLPEVKDELDTQNFEKFEESEHHSQTSSKSAPWRKMISSDDMNFVGYTYKNFEIVNDYQVPGMAELKKKSNRGKRPAIKTLFDDEPEKSETTS, from the exons ATGGATTCAGAGAAGGGTTGGTTCAAGAGGTTGCAATCACGAAATAACTCATCAACTGAAAAGAAGGAGCCAATGGCGAGTTCAAGGGACGATGCAAAACCCCCTATGCCTGAGGAAGTCTCAACACTCACGAGACAGAGGGCAGCTGCTGCGAAGCAGTATATTGAAAATCATTACAAGGAGCAGATGAGAAACCTTCAGGAGAGGAGAGAACG GCGAAGTTTACTTGAAAGGAAGCTAGCTGATGCTGATGTATCTGAGGAAGATCAAACTAACCTATTAAAGTTTTTAGAGAAGAAGGAAACTGAATATATGCGCCTTCAGAGGCACAAAATGGGTGTTGCCGATTTTGAGTTACTGACAATGATTGGAAAGGGTGCTTTCGGGGAG GTTAGAGTTTGCAGGGAAAAGACAACAGGTCAAGTATATGCGATGAAAAAGCTTAAGAAGTCAGAAATGCTTCGTAGAGGCCAG GTTGAACATGTGAAAGCTGAAAGGAATCTGCTTGCAGAGGTGGACAATAATTGCATTGTCAAACTTTATTGTTCTTTTCAAGATGAGGAATATCTGTATCTTATCATGGAATATCTCCCGGGTGGAGATATGATGACTTtattaatgagaaaatatgTTTTGACTGAAGACGAGGCCAGATTTTATGTAGCGGAGACAGTTTTGGCTACGGAATCTATTCATAAGCACAATTATATACATAG AGACATCAAGCCTGATAACTTACTACTTGATAGATATGGTCATTTAAGACTATCAGATTTTGGACTGTGCAAGCCTTTAGATTGTAGTACTCTACTAGAGGACTTTTCAGTTAGAGACAGCTTTAATGCAACTTCAAAAAGTGATGAACACAGTCCAACTTCAACACGCACACAACAAGAGCAATTACAACATTGGCACAAAAATAGGAGAATGCTC GCTTATTCCACTGTTGGTACACCCGATTATATTGCTCCAGAGGTTCTACTGAAGAAGGGATATGGAATGGAATGTGATTG GTGGTCCGTTGGCTCAATCATGTATGAAATGCTTGTGGGTTATCCTCCCTTCTATGCTGATGATCCAATGTCCACATGTAGGAAG ATAGTGAACTGGAAAGCACATTTAAAATTTCCCGAGGAAGCTAAACTTTCTAGAGAAGCAAAAGACCTGATAAGCAAACTACTTTGTAGTGTTGATCGGAGGCTTGGCTCCAATGGGGCTGATGAAATAAAG GCCCATCCCTGGTTTAAGGGTATTGACTGGGACAGCATATACAATATGGAAGCTGCATTTCTTCCTGAAGTCAAAGATGAGCTGGACacccaaaattttgaaaagtttgaagAG TCTGAACACCATTCTCAAACTTCATCAAAATCTGCTCCATGGAGAAAG ATGATTTCATCGGATGACATGAACTTTGTCGGGTACACATACAAGAACTTTGAAATTGTGAATGACTACCAAGTGCCTGGAATGG CTGaactaaagaagaaaagtaaCAGGGGAAAGAGGCCAGCAATCAAGACACTGTTTG ATGATGAGCCTGAAAAATCGGAAACAACAAGCTAA
- the LOC105165659 gene encoding pentatricopeptide repeat-containing protein At4g19191, mitochondrial has product MVSSQAISILERVSAAAWNSSMRRAVNHGDAQNALLLFRQMKQQSHARPDNFTFPLIAKACAKLSDLICSTIIHASVVKTPYTSDMYVQTALVDMYVKCGDLECAHQLFDEMSVRDVASWNAIVLGFAQMGFFDRASLLFNRMRVACVIPDEVAIMGLTQLVSGLKDGRWLSAVHCLGMKCGFGDDVSVANTWIAGYAKCGDLCSAEMVFCGIALEHLSVVSWNALIAGFAYFEEPVKAIWVYQRMISNGYRPDLSTVLNLLSSFVQPNSLLCGMLIHAHAVKLGCDMAITLLNTLVSMYSKCGDIGSARYIFDFMDERSCVTWTVIIGAYAEKGDLDEALSLFHSMEAAGDKPDKVTFIHLLAACGKVGALEVGKWIDNYAISKGLKNDILVCNALLDMYAKCGSVGDAHRLFFSMKGKNVVSWTTLVSGFALNGKFQEALDHFNEMLKLGFKPNHITFLAVLQACTHAGLLEKGWEVFNLMTNTYRIVPGLDHYACMTDLLGRRGKLKEALEFIQDMPIKPDSWIWGTLLSACKIHHNLEIAEHAAYHLLQLEPHAAAPYVEMANIYASARDWNRVASMRKKMKSKQVTKSPGQSVIQVDGKCCSFTVEDRCHYEGLQIFETLDCLVLQLKDEKDLLALEELMS; this is encoded by the coding sequence ATGGTATCATCCCAAGCTATTTCGATTCTGGAACGAGTTTCAGCTGCTGCTTGGAATTCCAGCATGAGGCGAGCAGTCAACCATGGTGATGCTCAAAACGCCCTTCTCCTTTTTCGCCAAATGAAGCAACAGTCTCATGCACGCCCCGACAACTTTACTTTTCCCCTCATTGCAAAAGCATGTGCGAAACTCTCAGATCTCATATGCTCGACAATAATCCATGCATCTGTTGTCAAAACACCCTATACTTCAGATATGTACGTACAGACTGCTTTGGTTGATATGTACGTGAAGTGCGGTGATTTAGAGTGTGCCCATCAACTGTTCGACGAGATGTCCGTTAGAGATGTAGCTTCCTGGAATGCAATTGTTTTGGGGTTTGCTCAAATGGGTTTCTTTGATAGAGCTTCGCTGTTGTTTAACAGGATGAGGGTTGCTTGTGTAATCCCTGATGAGGTTGCTATCATGGGGTTGACGCAGTTGGTGTCTGGACTGAAGGATGGGAGATGGTTGAGTGCTGTTCATTGCTTGGGGATGAAGTGCGGGTTTGGAGATGATGTCTCGGTTGCTAACACCTGGATTGCTGGCTACGCAAAATGTGGTGATTTGTGCTCAGCTGAGATGGTATTTTGTGGCATTGCTTTGGAGCATTTGAGTGTCGTCTCGTGGAATGCTTTGATTGCTGGATTTGCTTACTTTGAGGAACCGGTGAAAGCTATATGGGTCTATCAGCGGATGATTAGTAATGGATATAGGCCTGATTTGAGTACTGTTCTTAACTTACTTTCATCTTTCGTGCAGCCTAATTCTTTACTTTGTGGCATGTTAATTCATGCTCATGCAGTAAAACTGGGCTGTGATATGGCTATCACCTTGCTTAATACCCTTGTTTCTATGTATTCAAAGTGTGGAGATATTGGTTCAGCGAGATACATATTTGATTTCATGGATGAGAGATCATGTGTTACTTGGACTGTTATTATTGGTGCGTATGCAGAAAAAGGTGATCTGGATGAGGCCTTATCCTTGTTCCACAGTATGGAAGCTGCTGGTGACAAACCTGATAAGGTTACCTTTATTCATCTTTTAGCAGCCTGTGGCAAAGTTGGAGCCCTTGAGGTTGGAAAATGGATTGATAATTACGCCATCTCAAAGGGGCTAAAGAATGATATATTGGTCTGTAATGCGTTGCTAGACATGTATGCAAAATGTGGAAGTGTAGGCGATGCTCATaggctttttttttcaatgaaaGGGAAGAATGTTGTCTCTTGGACGACTCTAGTCTCTGGGTTTGCACTTAATGGGAAGTTTCAAGAGGCGTTGGATCATTTTAATGAAATGTTGAAGTTGGGTTTCAAACCAAACCATATAACTTTCCTTGCTGTTCTTCAAGCCTGCACTCATGCTGGTCTGTTAGAGAAAGGATGGGaagttttcaatttgatgACTAATACATATCGCATAGTTCCCGGACTTGATCATTACGCTTGCATGACTGACCTCCTTGGACGCCGAGGAAAGCTGAAAGAAGCATTGGAGTTTATTCAGGACATGCCCATTAAACCAGACTCTTGGATTTGGGGTACTTTGCTCAGTGCCTGCAAAATTCATCACAACTTAGAGATTGCTGAGCATGCAGCATACCATCTTCTTCAACTAGAACCACACGCTGCGGCTCCTTACGTAGAAATGGCTAATATATATGCATCAGCAAGAGACTGGAACAGGGTAGCTTCTATGCGTAAGAAAATGAAGAGCAAGCAGGTGACAAAATCCCCTGGGCAAAGTGTCATACAAGTTGATGGAAAATGTTGTTCGTTTACAGTAGAAGATAGATGCCATTATGAAGGGTTGCAAATATTTGAGACTTTGGATTGCTTAGTCCTGCAgctaaaagatgaaaaagatTTGTTAGCTCTCGAGGAACTCATGTCGTGA
- the LOC105165660 gene encoding casein kinase 1-like protein 10 has translation MDHVVGGKFKLGRKIGSGSFGELYLGVNIQNGEEVAIKLEPVKTKHPQLHYESKIYMLLQGGTGIPNLKWYGVESEYNVMVIDLLGPSLEDLFNYCNRKLSLKTVLMLADQLINRVEYTHSRGFLHRDIKPDNFLMGLGRKANQVYIIDFGLAKKYRDLQTHKHIPYRENKNLTGTARYASVNTHLGVEQSRRDDLESLGYVLMYFLRGSLPWQGLKAGTKKQKYDKISEKKMLTPIEVLCKSYPSEFISYFHYCRSLRFEDKPDYSYLKRLFRDLFIREGYQFDYVFDWTILKYPQIGSSSRPRNPTGNAVAGTSGERPGRTSVGRDIRDRFSGAVEAFSRRNAGSAQHGEHLRQRTLEDVPSPKDMQFDSERGRTSRNGTSSKRAAVSTTRPSSSGEVTDGRSNRMASSTGRATSTQRVQPGVDHKPSSFARAALTKGTRDDPLRSFEFLSIRK, from the exons ATGGATCATGTTGTGGGTGGAAAGTTTAAGCTTGGGAGGAAAATTGGGAGTGGTTCATTTGGTGAACTCTATTTAG GtgtaaacatacaaaatgGGGAAGAAGTTGCTATCAAGCTG GAACCTGTTAAGACCAAGCACCCTCAACTTCACTATGagtcaaaaatttatatgcttCTACAAGGAGGAA CGGGCATTCCCAACTTGAAATGGTATGGAGTTGAGAGCGAATACAATGTCATGGTCATAGACCTTCTGGGACCAAGTCTGGAAGATCTCTTCAACTATTGTAACAGGAAGTTATCCTTGAAAACAGTATTAATGCTTGCAGATCAATTA ATTAATAGAGTTGAATACACTCATTCAAGAGGATTTCTTCACCGTGATATAAAGCCCGACAATTTTTTAATGGGCTTGGGGCGCAAAGCAAACCAG GTTTACATCATTGACTTTGGTCTTGCTAAGAAATATAGGGATCTCCAGACTCATAAGCACATACCCTACAG GGAAAACAAGAATCTCACTGGTACTGCTCGCTATGCTAGTGTCAATACACACCTTGGAGTTG AACAAAGCCGAAGGGATGATTTGGAATCTCTTGGTTATGTCCTAATGTATTTTCTCAGAGGAAG CCTTCCATGGCAGGGACTTAAAGCTGGCACAAAAAAGCAGAAATATGATAAGATTAGTGAGAAGAAAATGTTGACTCCAATAGAG GTACTATGCAAATCTTATCCATCAGAgttcatatcatattttcacTATTGCCGATCATTAAGATTCGAGGACAAGCCAGATTATTCTTACTTGAAGCGCCTCTTTCGTGACTTATTTATTCGTGAAG GTTACCAATTTGATTATGTGTTTGATTGGACTATATTGAAGTATCCCCAAATTGGTTCGAGTTCTAGACCAAGG AATCCCACTGGCAATGCTGTTGCTGGAACCTCTGGTGAAAGACCAGGAAGAACATCAG TGGGGCGAGATATTCGAGATAGATTCTCAGGTGCGGTTGAAGCTTTTTCTAGAAGAAATGCAGGTTCTGCCCAACATGGCGAACATTTGAGGCAGAGAACATTGGAAGATGTTCCTTCACCAAAGGACATg CAATTTGATTCAGAAAGAGGCCGTACCTCAAGAAATGGCACTTCTTCAAAGCGAGCCGCCGTCTCTACCACCAGACCAAGCTCATCTGGTGAGGTGACCGATGGTCGCTCTAACAGAATGGCGTCCAGCACCGGGCGTGCAACGTCCACACAAAGAGTTCAACCTGGTGTTGACCACAAGCCATCATCTTTTGCTCGTGCTGCTCTTACTAAAGGTACTCGTGATGACCCTCTTCGAAGCTTTGAGTTCCTCTCAATCAGGAAGTAA
- the LOC105165661 gene encoding vacuolar protein sorting-associated protein 2 homolog 3 codes for MNIFSKKPTAKEALRQSKREMTNATRGIEREIHTLQLEEKRLVAEIKRTAKTGNEAATKILARQLIRLRQQIANLQGSRAQMRGIATHTQAMSAQTSVAVGMKGASKAMAAMNKQMAPAKQAKVIQEFQKQSAQMDMTTEMMSDAIDDALDDDEAEDETEELTNQVLDEIGVDVASQLSAAPKGKIAAKNTEDAGSSSIDDLEKRLAALRNP; via the exons ATGAACATCTTCTCCAAAAAACCTACGGCCAAAG AGGCGCTTCGGCAGAGTAAGCGAGAAATGACCAATGCTACTAGAG GCATAGAGAGGGAAATTCATACATTGCAATTAGAG GAAAAGAGGCTTGTAGCTGAGATAAAGAGAACTGCTAAAACTGGGAATGAG GCAGCAACCAAAATTCTTGCACGCCAATTAATCAGGCTTCGCCAACAAATAGCCAACTTACAAGGTAGTCGAGCTCAGATGAGGGGTATAGCGACTCACACCCAG GCAATGTCTGCCCAAACTTCTGTTGCGGTTGGTATGAAAGGTGCAAGTAAAGCTATGGCAGCAATGAATAAG CAAATGGCCCCTGCAAAGCAGGCAAAGGTTATCCAGGAATTCCAGAAGCAATCAGCACAAATGGATATGACT ACTGAAATGATGTCAGATGCCATAGATGATGCTCTGGATGATGACGAGGCTGAAGATGAAACTGAAGAGTTGACCAACCAG GTGCTGGATGAAATTGGTGTGGATGTTGCCTCACAG TTGTCAGCTGCCCCCAAAGGAAAAATTGCTGCCAAGAACACAGAGGATGCTGGCAG TTCCAGCATTGATGACTTGGAGAAGAGGTTGGCTGCTCTTAGAAATCCTTGA
- the LOC105165662 gene encoding 60S ribosomal protein L14-2: MPFKRYVEIGRVALVNYGKEYGKLVVIVDVIDQNRALVDAPDMVRSQMNFKRLSLTDIKIDIKRVPKKKTLIAAMEAADVKGKWEKSSWGRKLIVQKRRASLNDFDRFKLMLAKIKRAGVVRQELAKLKKETAA, translated from the exons ATG CCGTTCAAGAGGTACGTCGAGATCGGAAGGGTGGCCCTTGTCAACTACGGCAAGGAATATGGCAAGCTTGTCGTTATCGTCGACGTTATCGACCAGAACAGG GCTCTTGTGGATGCCCCTGACATGGTACGGAGCCAGATGAACTTCAAGAGGCTTTCTCTTACAGACATCAAGATTGACATCAAAAGAGTTCCAAAGAAGAAGACTCTGATAGCTGCTATGGAGGCTGCTG ATGTCAAGGGAAAATGGGAAAAGAGCTCCTGGGGTAGGAAGCTGATTGTTCAGAAGAGAAGGGCCTCCCTTAATGATTTTGACCGGTTCAAACTGATGCTGGCAAAGATCAAG agGGCTGGTGTTGTTCGGCAGGAGCTTGCTAAGCTTAAGAAAGAAACTGCTGCCTGA
- the LOC105165664 gene encoding CRIB domain-containing protein RIC6, which yields MSTKMKGLLKGLRYISQIFDEEKEQDMQIGLPTDVKHVAHIGWDGPKVDSPSWMKEFKSSNGGFQSAPLAPPIESRQDDSEIQWVSEDSKRGQKPTNSAPGKDHPELPKTSRRNHSSNDQNNSNHDSSPKKKDSSSKSRPRRSKEQLSSSEGGSKAAGQQQEAGSASPGPNLPDAPKKTRRKKSKESINKEHGSTRIRSKANTSSSKGTHKSDPTTGSESDSVSQASSSHLSSAIDDEESESIRGNSKE from the exons ATGTCGACTAAGATGAAAGGCCTTTTGAAAGGCCTGAGATATATTTCCCAGATATTTG ATGAAGAGAAAGAACAAGATATGCAGATTGGTCTTCCCACGGACGTAAAGCATGTTGCTCATATAGGTTGGGATGGACCTAAAGTTGATTCACCCAGCTGG ATGAAAGAATTCAAATCATCTAATGGGGGATTCCAATCAGCACCCTTAGCTCCTCCTATAGAGTCTAGACAAGACGATTCTGAAATCCAATGGGTATCCGAAG ATTCAAAGAGAGGCCAAAAACCAACAAACAGTGCTCCAGGCAAAGACCACCCCGAGCTCCCAAAAACCTCTAGGCGTAACCACTCCTCAAACGATCAAAACAACTCGAATCACGACTCATctccaaagaaaaaagactCATCTTCAAAATCAAGACCGAGACGATCGAAGGAGCAGCTGTCGTCTTCAGAGGGTGGCTCTAAGGCCGCCGGTCAGCAGCAGGAGGCTGGATCCGCATCGCCAGGACCAAACCTCCCCGACGCCCCGAAGAAAACGCGTAGAAAGAAGTCGAAAGAGTCAATTAACAAAGAGCATGGATCCACGAGAATTAGATCTAAGGCTAATACTTCAAGCTCAAAAGGAACTCATAAATCGGATCCAACAACAGGATCTGAATCAGACTCGGTGTCGCAAGCATCAAGCTCGCATCTAAGTTCTGCTATAGACGATGAAGAATCGGAGAGTATTAGAGGAAATTCCAAGGAGTGA